A window of the Brassica napus cultivar Da-Ae chromosome A2, Da-Ae, whole genome shotgun sequence genome harbors these coding sequences:
- the LOC106417886 gene encoding reticulon-like protein B15, with amino-acid sequence MSLVNQIVGEGAVADLCVWKNKIKSGITLVMATLIWFLLEIMETRFVPFLCSILLLLMLLLFLWVKFGQLFFIRRPLTPQEIKLEDSPVRALFSKIESLLLMLYEIAYGEDIKTFLSAILYVAIVDTVGSYINLLTILYICLVCAMTIPVLYLQFQEVIDNFIREVSEEKNKLLEVLKSNVLNKIPRATKEE; translated from the exons ATGTCTCTCGTTAATCAAATAGTTGGCGAAGGAGCAG TGGCGGATTTATGTGTGTGGAAAAACAAGATAAAATCAGGCATCACACTTGTAATGGCCACACTTATCTGGTTCCTACTGGAGATCATGGAGACTCGATTTGTACCCTTTCTATGTTCAATCTTATTACTCTTGATGCTTCTTTTGTTCCTCTGGGTCAAGTTTGGACAACTATTTTTCATTAG GAGACCTCTCACTCCCCAAGAAATCAAACTAGAAGATTCCCCTGTTAGAGCCTTATTTTCAAAGATCGAAAGCCTTCTCTTGATGCTTTACGAGATTGCATATGGGGAAGACATCAAAACCTTTCTCTCG GCCATCCTTTATGTGGCCATCGTAGACACTGTTGGGAGCTACATAAACCTCCTTAcaattttgtatatat GCTTGGTCTGCGCGATGACGATTCCAGTTTTGTACCTGCAATTTCAAGAGGTTATTGACAATTTCATTAGGGAGGTATCAGAAGAGAAGAACAAGTTACTTGAAGTACTCAAATCTAATGTTCTCAATAAAATTCCTAGGGCCACCAAGGAGGAATAG
- the LOC106379004 gene encoding reticulon-like protein B15, giving the protein MATLIWFLFEIKETEPVPFLCSILLLLILLLFIWVKYGHLLFIWRPPTPEELQQEDSPVRALFSEIEGLLLMLYEIAYGEDIKTFIWAILYVAIIYTIGSYINLLTIFYICLVCLLTIPVLYLQYQEVVDNFIGEVSEMKNKTLRLFNSRATKKKKKLY; this is encoded by the exons ATGGCCACACTTATCTGGTTCCTATTTGAGATCAAGGAGACTGAACCTGTACCCTTTCTATGTTCGATCTTGTTACTCCTGATCCTGCTTCTCTTCATCTGGGTCAAGTATGGACACCTCCTTTTCATTTG GAGACCTCCCACTCCTGAAGAGCTCCAACAAGAAGATTCCCCAGTTAGAGCCTTATTTTCAGAGATCGAAGGTCTTCTCTTGATGCTGTACGAGATTGCATATGGGGAAGACATCAAAACCTTTATATGG GCCATCCTTTATGTGGCCATCATATACACCATTGGGAGCTACATCAACCTCCtcacaattttttatatat GCTTGGTCTGCTTGCTAACGATTCCAGTTTTGTACCTGCAATATCAAGAGGTCGTTGACAATTTCATTGGAGAGGTATCAGAAATGAAGAATAAGACACTTCGATTATTTAACTCTAGGGCcacgaaaaagaagaagaagttgtacTAG
- the LOC106417874 gene encoding reticulon-like protein B15, translating to MSLVDELLGEGAVADLCVWKNKIKSGITFVIATHTWYQLVIMETRLVPFLCSTLLVLMLLLFIWVKFGEPLFIWRAPTPEEIKQKDSPVRTLFSEIEGLLLMLYEIVYEIAYEEDMKTLLWAILFVAIIYTLGSYISLLTVIYICLVCLMTIPVLYLLFQEVVDNFIEDVLEVKDKILEIFKPSRRSYGRVLY from the exons ATGTCTCTCGTAGATGAATTGCTTGGCGAAGGAGCAG TGGCGGATTTATGTGTGTGGAAAAACAAGATAAAATCAGGCATCACATTTGTTATTGCCACACATACCTGGTACCAATTGGTGATCATGGAGACTCGACTTGTACCATTTCTATGTTCAACCTTGTTAGTCCTGATGCTGCTTCTCTTCATCTGGGTCAAGTTTGGAGAACCCCTTTTCATTTG GAGAGCTCCCACTCCTgaagaaatcaaacaaaaagATTCTCCAGTTAGAACCTTATTTTCAGAGATCGAAGGTCTTCTCTTGATGCTGTATGAGATTGTGTATGAGATTGCATACGAAGAAGACATGAAAACCTTACTCTGG GCCATCCTTTTTGTGGCCATCATATACACTCTTGGGAGCTACATTAGCCTCCTcacagttatatatatat GTCTTGTCTGCTTGATGACGATTCCAGTTTTGTACCTACTATTTCAAGAGGTTGTTGACAATTTCATTGAGGATGTATTAGAAGTGAAGGACAAGATACTCGAAATATTCAAACCAAGCAGAAGAAGTTATGGGCGTGTCCTATACTAA
- the LOC106388681 gene encoding 60S ribosomal protein L7-2 has translation MAESKVVVPESVLKKRKREEEWALAKKQTAEAAKKTNAANRKLIYKRAEQYAKEYAEKEKELISLKREAKLKGGFYVDPEAKLLFIIRIRGINAIDPKTKKILQLLRLRQIFNGVFLKVNKATMNMLRRVEPYVTYGFPNLKSVKELIYKRGYGKLNHQRVALTDNSIVEQALGKHGIICTEDLIHEILTVGPHFKEANNFLWPFQLKAPLGGLKKKRNHYVEGGDAGNRENFINELIRRMN, from the exons ATGGCAGAGTCGAAGGTTGTAGTTCCAGAGTCAGtgctgaagaagaggaagagagaggaGGAGTGGGCTCTCGCGAAGAAACAAACCGCTGAAGCTGCCAAGAAGACGAACGCCGCCAACAGGAAGCTTATCTACAAAAGAGCTGAGCAGTACGCCAAGGAGTACGCCGAGAAG GAGAAGGAGTTGATCTCGTTGAAACGTGAGGCCAAGCTTAAAGGTGGTTTCTATGTTGACCCTGAAGCTAAGCTCTTGTTCATCATCCGTATTCGTGG TATTAATGCTATTGACCCAAAGACAAAGAAGATTCTTCAGCTCTTGCGTCTCAGACAG ATCTTCAATGGTGTATTTCTGAAAGTGAACAAGGCTACAATGAACATGCTTCGTCGCGTTGAGCCCTATGTGACCTATGG ATTCCCTAACTTGAAGAGTGTTAAGGAATTGATCTACAAGAGAGGATACGGAAAGCTTAACCACCAGAGGGTGGCTTTGACTGATAACTCCATCGTTGAGCAG GCCCTGGGAAAGCATGGGATCATCTGCACTGAGGATTTGATTCACGAGATTCTAACAGTAGGACCTCATTTCAAGGAGGCCAACAACTTCCTGTGGCCATTCCAGCTCAAGGCACCACTCGGTGGTCTTAAGAAAAAGAGGAATCACTACGTTGAAGGTGGTGATGCCGGCAACCGTGAAAACTTCATTAATGAGCTTATCAGGAGGATGAATTAG